ACGGAAATTGAGACTGCAAGGCTTTTGAACCTTGAAGAAAGACTTCACAGCAGAGTAATAGGGCAGAATGAAGCTGTAAGCAGCATAGCCAAAACCATTAGAAGGACCCGTGCTGGGTTTAGGAAGAAGAGGAAGCCTGCCTCATTTATTTTTATAGGCCCGACAGGTGTAGGTAAAACAGAGCTTGTAAGGACTCTTGCAGTTGAACTCTTCGGTAGTGAGGAAGCACTGATAAGGCTGGATATGTCCGAGTACATGGAAAAACATACAGTATCAAAGCTCATTGGAGCACCTCCAGGTTATGTGGGATATGATGATGCTGGCCAGTTAACGGAAAAGGTCAGAAGAAAGCCATACTCGGTAATTCTTCTGGATGAAATCGAGAAGGCTCACCCTGATGTCTTCAACATGCTGCTTCAGGTTCTTGAGGACGGAAGACTTACTGACAGCCATGGCAAGGTGATCAGCTTTGAAAATACAGTAATAATAATGACATCCAATGCCGGCACAAATATGAAATCAAACGGCATCGGTTTCTCCAATGAAGGTTATAAGGCACTTGAGGTACAAGTAAGAAGTGTGCTGAAAGAAACTTTCAGGCCTGAGTTTTTAAACAGGGTGGATGAAATCATTGTATTTACCGAGCTCTCCAAGGATGAACTTAAGAAAATCATAGACCTGATGCTTATTGAGGTTGAAGAGGATGTAAGAGCTAACAACATGACAATAACCGTTAGCGATGAAGCTAAGGATTTTATCCTTGAAAAGGGATATGATGTTAAATATGGTGCAAGGCCACTTAGGAGGACAATACAAAAATACATTGAAGATGAACTGGCGGAGGCATTCTTAAAAGGCGTTTTTAAAGAAGGAAGCGGAATATGTGTTGATGTAGAGCAGGGCGAGATTAAGCTAAAAGACTGCTAATCTTTGATTATAATAACTTAAAAGTCAGTAGGGACGGATTGGAAATTATCAATCTGTCCCTTTTTTATGACCAAATACTATATTTTAGTTATTTCTTGGGAAAACTACTTTTATCGCTAAATAGAAAAATGCATAAAAGGAAGGGTTACTAATGAAAGGAAGAATAATTAATGTATTGCTGGTTTTTACAGGTATTATAGTTTTGATATCTGGTGGTATATGGAACTTTAATGAGAATAGCAAAAACAATGAAAAACATGAGCAGAGTAAGGAAGATACAAGCGTAAGCATTCCAGCTCAGTACAGGTTTCCGGCTGAATTTGACAAGCAGCAGGCCATTTGGATGCAGTGGCCTTCAGAGGTTTATAACCAGGCAAGCCGTCCTGTAGTCCCTGTTATGCTTAAAATTATAAAAGCATTTGCACCTTATATAAGGGTAAATATTGCTTCCCGTAATGTGGATGAAATCGTACAGGGGAGAAATTTGCTGAAGCAAAGCGGGTACACAGGCACAAATGTGCACTTCTATGTAATAAATCATATGTCTATATGGGCACGGGACGTAGGCCCCATTTTTGTAAAGGATGTTGAGAATAAGCTAAGGGTTGTAGATTTCAAGTTTAATAACTACAGTCGTGGAGGAAGTCAGTATTATATTGATGTAGAAAATCAAGTGGACGCACTAACTGCCAAGATTTACGGTTTTCCTGTAATAAAGTCAAGCTTGATATCTGAAGGCGGTGCCATAGAGTCAAACGGCAGAGGCACTATAATGTTAACAGAGTCGGTTTTATTAAGACGCAATCCCAACATGGCAAAGCAGCAGATTGAAGATGAGTTTAAAAGGGTTTTAGGGATAAAAAAAGTTATATGGCTCAAGAAAGGACTTGCAGAGGATGACAATATAACCAGCGGGCATATTAATGAAATAGCCAGATTTGCAAGTCCCAACACTATATTGCTTGCATATGTTAAGTCAGGGGACAGGTATTTGAATGATTACTCCAAGGAGTCATATCTTCGTATGGAAGAAAACTATAACATACTTAAAAATTCTACCGACCAGGACGGGAAGCCCTTCAGAATAATAAGGGTTCCTGTTCCTCCAACGCTTTATAACGTAAGGGATAGTGCGGGAAGATTGCCTATCCGAAGTTATTTGAATTATGCAGTATCAAATGGAGTGGTAGTTATGCAGACTTACTGGAGGCAGGGACGTTCAAGTTCACTAAAGGAGACCGAAGATGGTGTTAAGGAAATTTTAAAGGGAGTATACCCTGGACGTGAGGTTATAGGAATAGACACTGAGAGCCTCAACCTTTGGGGTGGCGGAATACATTGCATAACCCAGCATATGCCTGCAAATTAAGAAAGTTAATATGCAATTTGAAAGAATAGTGATAAAAAAGCAGCAGTTGATGTATACGACTGTTGCTTTTTTATCATTATTGCTTATGCATAAGGATTTGGAAAACTGATTGGTCTAATTATCCCAGTAAAGTAGGTTCAAGAACATATTTACAAGCTTTGTTTGTTCTTCAAGCTCCTCTAATGGAACAACTCCATAGAAAAATCCACTAATACCTCTTGATTCTAGTGTCCATAAAAATGCTTTTAATTTAGGATACCTATCTAAGCTGCTATGAAAATAAAAGATCATATTGATGTATAAAGGATTAATAGCTTTCGCAAAAAACTCTATACATTATATCTCTCCTTAAATAAGGATAAGTTCCTTGTGAATGCATCCT
This genomic interval from Pseudobacteroides sp. contains the following:
- a CDS encoding agmatine deiminase family protein, which codes for MKGRIINVLLVFTGIIVLISGGIWNFNENSKNNEKHEQSKEDTSVSIPAQYRFPAEFDKQQAIWMQWPSEVYNQASRPVVPVMLKIIKAFAPYIRVNIASRNVDEIVQGRNLLKQSGYTGTNVHFYVINHMSIWARDVGPIFVKDVENKLRVVDFKFNNYSRGGSQYYIDVENQVDALTAKIYGFPVIKSSLISEGGAIESNGRGTIMLTESVLLRRNPNMAKQQIEDEFKRVLGIKKVIWLKKGLAEDDNITSGHINEIARFASPNTILLAYVKSGDRYLNDYSKESYLRMEENYNILKNSTDQDGKPFRIIRVPVPPTLYNVRDSAGRLPIRSYLNYAVSNGVVVMQTYWRQGRSSSLKETEDGVKEILKGVYPGREVIGIDTESLNLWGGGIHCITQHMPAN